Within Spodoptera frugiperda isolate SF20-4 chromosome 22, AGI-APGP_CSIRO_Sfru_2.0, whole genome shotgun sequence, the genomic segment GGCGGCGCTCGCACGTGGCCGCGCAGCCCACGCCGCCCACGCCCACGCCCACGCCCATACCCGTCATCGCTGGAACACACGGACACAGCGTCACTACACCGTCACTACAATATCTATACTCTCTTTGAAATATAAGATTATTATAAAGGAAGATTGTTCCCAAAATGTTCTTCCATTTTGTGTACACTCAACAAAATGCACTCATGACATGTCCACTGTGTCCAATATCATAACTTGCCTTCCTATTAATTGAAGATTGTATCTTTTCTATAATCTTCGTATAAAAAATCTCACTACAGTGGTTAGTCACTACAACAACTACACACAAATACTGAGAATATTTAAGttgacaaataaatatttaagtttattcaAACCATGAATTAATAGAAAACaatgaagtatttatttatgtttattaagataaattttttaaagtacaacacagaaacaaagaaaatgtcAAAACGTGTCCAATACGTCCGCGGCTCACGTACCAATGACTTACCACTTGAGTTACAATGACGTACCAATGACTCACCACTTGAGTTACAATGACGTACCAAGGACGTACCACTCTGTAACCGCTCTGTATGTGATAGTGCGATGATGTTAATGCACATGCAAATGTGTGATAgatcaaatacaaaatgtaatcTTACTGTAATTTCTAACCAGATGTGTAAAACTCAGTCACATTACGGTTACTTCAGGTGTCTAGGTAATGgaaattcttttttatggaatagttgGCAAAGGagcagactggtcacctgatggttaagcgatcagcgccgcccatggacacccgcaacaccagaggagtcataggtgcgttaccggcctttatATACCGCCGACAGCGTTacaatgacataataattacacaTCCGCTTAGATTCttacacaaaaacaatagaATTATCTACCAAACGAGCTACAGTAGTATCGACTAGATCTACACACAAAGAAGCAGTGTACAGTAAGCAACGGAAAGAGTCTCACGTGTGGGCATATAGTCGCAGGCGCTGCAGGCGCGGCAGGAGTCGCAGGCGTCGCAGGCCGCGCAGCGCCGCGCCCCGCAGGCGTCGGAGCTGGTCGCCGACACCGAGCGCGACTCTACACGTATATACGTCACTACGGCTACTTTACTAGCGCTAGCCTAGTCATACACTACGCTACCTTACTTCACGAGCCTCGACTTACGTACACGTcgagctatgcaaaaccagtatacaCTGACTGTTTGTTATCAATACGGAAATCAAGAAACCATATAATCGATTTGTTTTACTCGTCGCTCGaaagatggcgttgggatcgaggAACATGGcgatatggtttcgttacatgaGTTTGATAGGGCAATTGAtcgatttacaaaataaatggctATCCCACTAGACCACTTAATGCTGAGCCTGGCAATAAACATTGGTTCTTCGAGCCGGATATCAGACTCGGAACAGTCTGATTTTTTGGTACGTCGTACGTCGAATGTGCGGGGAGATCATacgaagcgagaccatgatacactggttttgtatagctcgatttGTAGCTGTGTGTTGGTACTATCGACAAAAACAGTCATGACCCACTTTCATAAACAATGGTGTACAATTGAAATGTATTACGTGAATACTGTTCACTTAAACTGCTATAAGAGAGTGTGTAGTGGGTCATGATTACAATTCGTCGCTAGTACAGATGACAATGACACATATACAGGGGGTGATGGAACACAAAACGAATGGAATggaataatgtatgtatgtgtgtgtgtgtatgtatgatGTACATgcgcgtgtgtgcgtgtgtaCGTACCGACGTAGGTGGGCACGTGGTGGCGGCGGTCGAGGGACGCGGGGGGCGGGGGGTGGCGCGCCGGCTCGTACTCCGCGGGGGGGGCGCGGCCCAGCGTCAGCGTCGACGACATCAGCCCGCCGCCCTCCACGCTGCCCGCTGATACTGGGGGGAGGTAGGGGGGGTGGGTAGTACGATATTGATGTATCACGTAATTAGAGAGATTTCTATTGCTactgtttgtaaaatataaaatgtcatgagaataaaaaataaattgtgacaaAAAACAAGTGGCGGTTGAACTGTTTCGACTAAATgtcttgtaaataataattgtaggtTGTATAGAACTATGTATAAGttgtgtacagtgtacagtttGTACAGTAGATGGGTAGTAGAGTGTATGTCGGAGTCGTACTCTTACTAGCGGAGCTGTGCAGCGACTTGTCCATGTGCTTGAGCTCCATCTGGTCGTGGTGGATCCACAGGTCGGGCGGCTTGATGGCGGCGGAGGCCGACGACTTCTGGTACGTGGACGTGTCGGGCGACAGCGGGGGCTGCGCCCGGCGGCAGCACAGCGACAGCGCCAGCGCCGCCGCCAGCCCCAGCACGGCCACGGCGCCGCCCGCGGAGGCCCACAGCCACGCCGACGTGGCGCTGGCCAGCCCCCCGCCCGACCCCGCCTCGGCCCCCGTGCTGTAGGCCACGGGCGCGCAGAAGGGGCCGAGCCCCTTGTTGTTCCGCGCCTGCAGCTTGAACAGGTAGTtggtgcgcgggcgcaggcgCTCCACGCGGGCGCGGGGCCGGTCGCCGGGGGCCGCCACCGCCGTCCACTGCGGGGACGCGCCCGACACCGCGTACATTATCACGTAGCCTGCGGGGGATAcgcaatattaatttatttattttattcttcttcTCTACTACATACTTCGACTAATTAGATTGTTATTCATGATACTCAAGTCAAGTTAATAAAACTGCACGAAAGTCCGTTCAATAGCTTTAAAGTTTATGTGGAGCAAACAAATATAAGATACCTTATTCTTTTTCAACGTTAGTTAAATAGAAACTagcaaatttttaaaatattttgttgcatTTCATTTCACTTAGAAAGGGTGAGGAGTTCGATCCCCCTCCCCCTGTAACGTTGACAAGATATACTGACCAGTAATGACCCCGTTAGGTTTGGCGGGGGGCTGCCAGGCGAGGTCTACAGCGCGGGCGGGGGACGCGGGGGGAGCGGCGGGGGACACCCGCAGCTCGCGCGGGGGGGAGCCGGGGGACGTCTCTAGCGTGGTGTTGGACACTAACATCGACCATGCCGACTCGCGACCTCCTGTGGGGGGAAACAGTATTATACACATTCACACTAaacagataatttatttatgtacagagtaggagtaggaacggggtggtttttaatcagagAAGACCGATAGAGGGAGTCCCCTTCCTCATCCTAATGATGAAGATTAGGGGTTGGAGATATGATGATTGAAGATTtgggaattaataaaaaaaaatattgatcatATTTCCCACCACCTACAATGAGGTGGAGGGGTACAACATACCCTTGATGAGTTTGACGGCGAACTCGTAGGTGGTGTATGGCTTGAGGTCGTCGAGCATGCAGTTGAGGTCGGTGGCGTTGAAGGTGCGGACCCGGCCCCCGGCGCTGGACCAGCGCACCACGTAGCGGCGCCCGTCCGTCGCCGTCTGCCCCTTGGACAGCGTGGGGTCCGTCCAGTACACCACCGCCGTCGTGCCGCTCAGCATTATCACCTGGGGGCACGCATGTACATGGTATCAGAGAACAACAGATTATGTGAGAGACAGTCCGATAACATAAACCATtgtaaaatgaagaaaaaatatctacaagtAATAGATTTGAATCCCCTTCCCCCTTTCCCGACGACACATTTGTAATGTCTCTGGcattttgggtgtccatgggcagcgctatttgcttaccatcaggtaattagTCTGTTCGTTCCAGTAAGCGTAACTACTAATGTCCTCGCCCGTACCTTAACCCCCACGGGGGGTATGAGCGGGGGAGGCTCGTCCTCCTCGTCCTCGTcctcgtcgtcgtcgtcgtcgggCTCGTCCTCGTCGTCGGCGGGCGGCTTGGTCCGCACCGTGGCGTACACGGCGGGGCCCAGCCCGCGCGAGTTGCTGGCGCGCAGCGAGATCACGTACTCCGCGTTCGATTCTGTTGCAAACACATATTATTGAGGACTAGTTCCAATGgtatgtaacgtcacgccttttatccctgaaggggtaggcagaggtgcacattacggctaatgccgctatataatgtacgcCCACTATtcacccatgtaatagggggtgagcctattgccatatactgggcacaattccagactccgtgctactattgagaaattttggaaaaaccgaaaaaagctcagtaatactttgcccgacccgagaatccgagaccactcgaccaacgaggcagtcaattaaTACACAATACACGAGTGACATAGTTACCGAGTCCCCGGATGACGTGCGAGTGTAGATGCGGGGGCAGCTCGCGGGCTGCATCGTCCGGCACCCCCAGCCCCCAGTAGTTGTGTGAGTATAATTATTACAGCAGTAGTATAGTTACCGAGTCCCCGGATGACGTGCGAGTGTAGATGCGGGGGCAGCTCCCGGGCTGCATCGTCGGGCACCCCCAGCCCCCAGTAGTTGTGTGAGTATAATTATTACAGCAGTAGTATAGTTACCGAGTCCCCGGATGACGTGCGAGTGTAGATGCGGGGGCAGCTCCCGGGCTGCATCGTCGGGCACCCCCAGCCCCCAGCCCAGCACGAGCCCCCGCAGCAGCACGCCCCCCTGCGCCGCGCCCCACCACACGCTGATCCAGTCGCGCCCCGCGCGGGCTGCAACCACACCACATATGTCACCACTAGCACTCTTACCGTGGGTAGCGTATTACAAGGACAGtggtctctgataaacctgaatgtATTAGCTGTGATATGTTCTACGAACCAAATCATCGTTATATTAGCCTGGCGAGTATAACGTCAGTATACTGCCGGCATTCGGCCGACATTCTTCAAAGAAGCTATGGATGTTTCCAACCACTTCCTACGTTGCATTAGTTAAACAGTATTTATACACAGTAATACATAAACTATCATCGATCGAAAAGAAATCactaaaaacatattgtttCATGTAACCAGTTGACGTATCGTATAATCCATTGCTGTACAACCGGCTGATACAGTTCTTTCTTCAATATATCATGCTAACTACATATATATTAGTCGAGTGTCCAACAGGTAGGAAATgaatacacattaaaacaagAAGTAGTGTACGTACTGGTGAGcgggggcggcgcgggcggcacGGTGGTCTCGTCGAGGTCGTGGCGCTGCGTGGTGGCAGACACCCACTCGCTGAACGGACCCGACCCGTTCGCGTTTATCGCGCACACGCGGATCTGGAAccatacaacataatatatctacacCCACTCGCTGAACGGACCCGACCCGTTCGCGTTGATCGCGCACACGCGGATCTGGAAccatacaacataatatatctacacCCACTCGCTGAACGGACCCGACCCGTTCGCGTTTATCGCGCACACGCGGATCTGGAAccatacaacataatatatctacacCCACTCGCTGAACGGACCCGACCCGTTCGCGTTTATGGCGCACACGCGGATCTGGAAccatacaacataatatatctacacCCACTCGCTGAACGGACCCGACCCGTTCGCGTTTATCGCGCACACGCGGATCTGGAACCATATACCATACACCATACTATATACCAATACTACACAAGCTCGCTAGTTTATCTGACAGTGGAGATGCTCGTTTCAAAACCTATGAACTTACAAATTTCGAACGCCAAACGAAAATGATTGTAAAAATTTCGTTTCCTTGTCGGCTATGGCAAACAGTGACGGATTGGCTCAGTTTGTTTGTCGTCTATAACTGAATGAATAGCGTCTGTAGTAAAATGTTAAATTCGTAACAAATACGATAGCTTGTTTTTTAAGGTAATCATTTTTGACAATTATTTAGAAAAGTATATCACTCCCAAATACATAATGGGCTTTATATGATAGTTTTATATGATGGATTCCATTTTACATCATTACCTGATATGTAGTGGCAGTGTCCAGCCCCCTGAGTTCAGCTCTCCTCTGGTCGGCCGGCGTAGTGAGCGAGTCTGCCTTCTTCCTGTTGGCGGGCCCCGTGCCCGGCGTGGCGGGGCCCGGCGACGGGGCCGGGGATAGGGCGCGGTATCGGACTTTGTAGCCAGTCAGGGCCCCGCGGTGCGTGCGGGACGGAGGCGCCTCCCAGCGGACTAGGATCGACTGCGTAACAGAATGATTGTAATGTAGAATACTTAACAATTAATCCTATCAGACAAAAGACATATTATGATTTCTCGAATGTAATATAACTGCGACGACTGTGATTTGAGTATGACATTGGTTCCACAGTTACCGTGGCGCCGGTGGGTATGGCGGAGACGTTGGCGGGGGGCGCGGCGGGCACGTCCCCCGGGGTGCGCGCGCGCACGGCAGCGGGCGCGCCCCCGGCGGCCGCCACGCGGATGGAgtaggcggcggcggcgcgcagcgCGCCCAGCGTCACGGCCtgcgcgcccccgcgccccgtGCCTGCCTCCACCCACTCCAACTGCTCGCGACCGCTCTCCTCCTGCCAGTACATACACGCATTAACACAACTGCTACCTGTatctcaatattattataatattgcaacaaaatattgtaaaaagtgCATAATTTACCAAATAGGAACAGAATTTaatttacagattttttttaatgaatgcaAGCAAAGACTTCGAAAATGTGATAAGTTAGTAtgtagtattaaaataagtaaaattccATTACTCACTTCAGTGTAGTGCACGGAGTACTTGGCGGGCGGCGGGGCCCCTACGGGCGGGCCCCAGGACACGCGCAGCGAGTGCGGCCCTGTGGCCTCGGCGCGCAGGTCCACCGGGGGCCCGTGGGACACTTCCTCTTCTGCCGTCACTACTTCTATCGTCTGTGTCAcgtaatacaaataagttttcACTGATAAGTCTTGGATTAAGATAATGTTTCGttacttcaatgttccggtgtttgcatggttgtatctactgtagatcctggtgcacaggagttgcagcggtacgggaggttgtggcgggtttgtcccaattaaaaaaaaaattttcgtTACTTTCTGTATATTCTTACAGGGGAATAAATTCAAGAATTCGATTTATTATGGCCGAGATACGAGTATTATGGCTAATAAGCTACAGCATACAGCCCAGAAGTTATGCAGTTCTAGCACTTGTtcgttatacatataaaacaatgtaGGTATCAGTACGTACGTCGGAGAGCGGCGAGGTCCCCCGGGCGGTGTATGCGAGCACGGCGAAGGTGTAGGTGGTGTTGGGCTGCAGCGACGCCACGTTCATCTCGTGCCgccccgcgccgccgcgccaCACGCGCTCTCTGcgcggacagacagacatagtACATaacactatacatacatactgtaTCGCATCGAGGTTGTTTAACGATACATTTATGACGTTCGGCCTGTGATTGGCTGCTCCAagtgaactaaccaatcagaaggTGGGGTGCCCACCGTGTTAACTTAACAATCTCGTGAGTGTTAAAGTAAATCGTGTCCTGTGTAACGAAGTCTGTTTGCCAAAACTGATGCTACGGTATAATGTGATAGATTGTTTGGTTTTAACACATTTTGTACCTGAATTACAGCGGTTTCTCCAAAATAGCGAACAATACTTGATCGATAAGAAAACTCATTAAAAAGCATAGAGTGAAACAAATAGAGAATAAAtgataaatcatatttatttctgcaaataggttacgaaataacacttttaacacgacaatctataaaataactagatgaaaGAAGGATACGTTACGTTGGTGGAAAcatctttattaatattttcactgACCTCTCGCTGCCCTTGACCTTGTAGAGCACGGCGTACCCGGTGACGTCATCGTCGGGCTGCGGCGGCTGCCAGCTGAGCGTGACGAAGCGGTGCTTCACTATCACAGCGCGCAGCTCGCGCGGCGCCGCGCCCGAACTGTTGCCCGCGCGCAGCTGCTCCAGGTCCAGGCCTTGCGCAGCGTGCAACGAATCATCATCGTCAGTCCCATCACCATCGTCATACTCATCCATGTCCGAGTACTCCAGCGGCGGCGCCGTGTACGCTGACGACGTCTCTCCCAGGAAGTCCTCGTCCTCAGGTACTTGTGTGGTCGGGAGGGTCGGGAGGGCGTCGTGCGGAGTGCTCGGTACCTCTACTGTTATGTTGCGCATCTCTGGAAGGTAACGTTAGCGGGACGGggggaaataaataaaacgaaaataaaaaaaaacaaaaaaaacatacgaaagaaaaatgaaataaaaacaattgaaaataaGAGCAACATGTATAAGGGACGGGAATACACACACAAATCGATTATTCATACAACAGTACAGGGTCGGATTAAggaacacaaacaaaacaaaaatcgaaaCAGGACACACAAACATGATCAGTTTCCGTACAACAAGCGCAAATAGACATcgttgaagtatttttttaaacgttgccccacactaggattttctcctgtgtcgtgggtgcgtttacaaacatacaagttcacatacacatgacacccaacaGTAATTGAGTAAGTAATATCTACCGTCGTCAGGCGGCAGCACGAGTAGTCGTATGGCTGCGAGCGCGGAGCCGGCGCGGGAGTTGGCGGCGCACTGGAACATGCCGGCGTCCACGCGGAGCACGCCCTGGATGCGCAGCGACGACCTACGGACGAGGGACTAGGTTACAAGGGGCGAGCCAGTATATGCAGATTTAAGATAATAGTGAACGACTATGAACAATAGTCCTTCGGGAAACTGTCAGGGTTTTGTCTTATTCACAAGTCGAGGTTTGTACGAAAAGTAGCATAATAAAAGATCATGAATTGAATGGCTGATCAATCACTTGTAAAGTCTTGTATTAATTCTGCAACACCTTGTATAGTAACAGTGTACTATCATGGACACATCCGCCTGACCAGTTTAACTTTCATTTCTTAAATATTGCGCTAGCACTAAGCTACGCCTCCTGTGATAATTCATAAGTGTCTTACAGACTGGCTTATACCTACAGTCTATTTTTGATGATGGTGGGACGAAATCTATAATTGTAGATGCGTAAAGTATAAAGTATTAACATACCCATCCACAAGAGCGATGTCATGGTTATTGGGTGTAAGCGGATCTCCATCTTTCAACCAGGTGACGCTGGGCTGTGGGCGGCCGCGCACGTCGCAGCGCAGCGTGACGTCACCGCGCGCGCGCGCCGTGAGCGTGCTGGGGCGCGGCACGAGCGCGCGCGGCGCCGTGAGCACGTGCAGCTGCGCCGAGGAGTCGGCCGAGTCCAGGCGCGAGTGCGCGCGGCACGTGTACGCGCCCGCGTCCAGCGCGCGCGCCGTCTGCACGCGCAGCGACCCCGACCCCACCAGGTAGAACCGCGAGTCCAGGTCGCTGCAACATACGTGCGGGAGTCAGTcatatgataaatgatatttatttctgtaaataggttataaaataacacttttacacgtcaatatttcaaatagctagatgaggccagcatttcctatccgactactctgagaagaaatgccgaaacaaactcagaggtcatagtctcttttaaagtccagacaatgaaatagaggataatgtgagagaagtcattgagtAATGTCATTTCACTAGTACTTGTTACGGCAATAGGAAGAGACAACCCCTTTGAGGGGGTTATACATACCTGAGGTCAATGGCGGCTCCGTTGTTGAGCCACGTGATCTCCGGCTTGGGGTTGCCCACCGCCGCGCAGTCGAACGTCACGGACGCACCTGTACATCGAGTTGTAACATCAACAACACTGTACCACTACTCGagtaccggagctgcggactacctagcgggtttaccgcggctccgggtcgacgggcaggagtaggaacggggtggtttttagtcagtaagagtctgacactccctctcgcctcgcccaaggcgggagaagtcattggatgattttccaccctcaaaaaaaaaaccactgcTTGAGTGTcgataatgatgatgacacaGTGAACAGTTGAAGTGTGTGGTACTGTACCTTCCATGACGGTGACAGGCTGCGGCGTGGCGATGAACCTCGGCGGGGACTCCACGTTGGGAGTCTCCGCACTCACGCGCAGCTCCGTCTCCTCGCTCGTCCTGGAAACAGGCAGGGGGGGTACTATAGTGGGGGATTGTATAATCACCTTCCATGGGCGTGTTCATTTGCAGAGCAAGTTTATTTTAAGGATTCGCTTTCTTTCAAGTTAAAGATTGTGAGTCTGTGGCCGTTTTCACAACCTATTTTACTTGGTAGTAAAGACTATGACCGTGACAGTTAAGTACTGTAAAATGTTGCTTATATGTTGGTGGAAATCAAAATGATACTAAATACGACATTACTCAAGCGTTCCTTTAAATTTAGGTGAGGCTTGTGAAAACGGACATGTGTTTTCTACTTCAAAGGGATTTGAGTTCtatagctttttttaaataaatgaagcgGCAAAATAGTAGTCACATTAGACACCCGCTACACCAGACGAGCATTTTCGGTGCGAGAGAGCGATTACAAATGCAATGTCATCTTTTTGGGGGAAGGAGATATTGGGGATTAGGGATTGGGGATTGTGAATTAGgaaattggggattaggaattgtGGATTAGGGTTAGTGGGTTGGGAATTAATGCTTGGTGTTTGTGATTACGGTATgtggattggggattgggataGGAGGATGGGAATTAGTGCTTCGGGATTGTAGTTTCTCTAGTGTATACACGTGGGGTTCACACACTTGTagtggtgcggcgcggcggcgaGCGCGACGCGGCAGGCGTAGCGCGCGGCGTCGTGCGGCCGCAGCGGCTCCAGCTCCAGCGCGCCGCTCGGCGTCAGCGACATGCGCGAGCTCTCCAGCCGCACCGGGGACCCGTTCTTCAGCCACGTCACCTGTCCACACCATCCACATTCACAACTTTATTGCCAAGTGATAAAGTCCAAAATGTACTGTTAATGTGAATATACCAACACGTCAGCCAGTCTCTTGAGTCGATTTTAAGCTTTATTAATGGGTAATGATGAGGTTGAAAACCAATTGCAGATATCGAGAACATTCGAGTAGATTGCCATACTGATGTTTATGCTTTGCCTATGCGGATATTTCCATAAAAATTCAATGTGTTAGCGAATTACGAGAATAAATCTCATAAAAGGttattctctctctctcttctctttctctctctctgtcAAGCAACAGGCTCTAAATTACTCATACTGAAAAGTTCAGTTTTACATCGAATGTATTAACAGTGATAGTATAGTGTATGTACTTACGTTAAGATTGAGTACAGGGGGCGCGGCATGCAGTCTGGCAGCTCCGTACACGCGGCGGTCGGGGGGCGCGGCCAGCAGGCGCAGCGCGaggcgggcgggggcgcggacTCCGCACGGTAGTAGCGCGGCGCCCCCCACCGCGCCCAGCACCGAGCGGGGACCGCCAACTACCTCTGGTACTTCTGCAGACATAGACAAGTTGTTATCGTACAAACTTGACACAGaactattaaattaacaaaaaaatcgaGGATCCTCGATAAGTTTCGAGCCATATCAGGACTCATAATCAATTACTTTTTAGTCTAATCAATCAAGAAGTGAGTATTATTTTAAGCCCTAATAGTGTAGATGGTTGACTCACCGGCGAGGAAGAGCACGGCGACGCGGGACAGGATGGTGCCGACGCCGTCGACGCTGGCCACGCACTGGTAGTGGCCCGCCAGCGCCGCCGACATCGCCGAGATCCACAGCGACCCGTTCGACAACTGCTTCCTGCACACACATACAGAGAGATTAGTGGAGCATTGTATAAGGGGGCGAGATCAGGATCGAAGCTGACTTAGTATCCAATAGATGGCGTATGCTTTTGAAGGGGTATGAGGATTGTGATTTGGATTCTTTGTGGAAAGAGATGCAGTGAAGTGTGATACAGTATCTATATTTACtgccacagatgggacccagtagggctgatacctagccggagctgcggattttctagcgggtttacctccagctcgaaaagcaggagaaggaacggagtgctttttagtcagtaagactctgatactctctctcgcccCGCCAATGGCGAGAGAAGGCAATAGATGATAAtccccctttaaaaataaaagcagtaCCTGTATTTATCGGTGTCGGAGATGGCGTGGTCCCGTgtgggcggcgcggcggcgctgTGTCGCCAGTGCAGGCGCAGCGCGCGGCTGGACGCGGCCGAGCACGCCAGCAGCGCCGCCTCGCCCGCCGCCACCACCGCGTCGCCCGGCTCCGCGCTGAACCGCACGCCCGGGTCCAGCGCGTCCTCGCCGCCTGGAACCAACCACAACACATGTTACACATCGTGGAACATCACATATAAAGTCTGATAacatatgttaatatttttcaataaggGTAACTGTTCACGTgacgtcatttgacgaatgcatgcatccttcacaaaCAGTAGGCGACCTATAAATGACAAATGCTTACAACTCTGTACACGTCACGGCAGCGATGATGAATAACCaaggattaaataaaaatgtgcatTGTGTCGAAGTCCAAAACGCGGTAGAAAATATCGTTGTCATACAATAACTCATCAATCTGACTTCAGTACCCTTATTATGAGTT encodes:
- the LOC118279625 gene encoding neogenin isoform X3, translating into MCRTGMCRFGVGNWIFLFACLHLFTYAQGGEDALDPGVRFSAEPGDAVVAAGEAALLACSAASSRALRLHWRHSAAAPPTRDHAISDTDKYRKQLSNGSLWISAMSAALAGHYQCVASVDGVGTILSRVAVLFLAEVPEVVGGPRSVLGAVGGAALLPCGVRAPARLALRLLAAPPDRRVYGAARLHAAPPVLNLNVTWLKNGSPVRLESSRMSLTPSGALELEPLRPHDAARYACRVALAAAPHHYKTSEETELRVSAETPNVESPPRFIATPQPVTVMEGASVTFDCAAVGNPKPEITWLNNGAAIDLSDLDSRFYLVGSGSLRVQTARALDAGAYTCRAHSRLDSADSSAQLHVLTAPRALVPRPSTLTARARGDVTLRCDVRGRPQPSVTWLKDGDPLTPNNHDIALVDGSSLRIQGVLRVDAGMFQCAANSRAGSALAAIRLLVLPPDDEMRNITVEVPSTPHDALPTLPTTQVPEDEDFLGETSSAYTAPPLEYSDMDEYDDGDGTDDDDSLHAAQGLDLEQLRAGNSSGAAPRELRAVIVKHRFVTLSWQPPQPDDDVTGYAVLYKVKGSERERVWRGGAGRHEMNVASLQPNTTYTFAVLAYTARGTSPLSDTIEVVTAEEEVSHGPPVDLRAEATGPHSLRVSWGPPVGAPPPAKYSVHYTEEESGREQLEWVEAGTGRGGAQAVTLGALRAAAAYSIRVAAAGGAPAAVRARTPGDVPAAPPANVSAIPTGATSILVRWEAPPSRTHRGALTGYKVRYRALSPAPSPGPATPGTGPANRKKADSLTTPADQRRAELRGLDTATTYQIRVCAINANGSGPFSEWVSATTQRHDLDETTVPPAPPPLTTRAGRDWISVWWGAAQGGVLLRGLVLGWGLGVPDDAARELPPHLHSHVIRGLESNAEYVISLRASNSRGLGPAVYATVRTKPPADDEDEPDDDDDEDEDEEDEPPPLIPPVGVKVIMLSGTTAVVYWTDPTLSKGQTATDGRRYVVRWSSAGGRVRTFNATDLNCMLDDLKPYTTYEFAVKLIKGGRESAWSMLVSNTTLETSPGSPPRELRVSPAAPPASPARAVDLAWQPPAKPNGVITGYVIMYAVSGASPQWTAVAAPGDRPRARVERLRPRTNYLFKLQARNNKGLGPFCAPVAYSTGAEAGSGGGLASATSAWLWASAGGAVAVLGLAAALALSLCCRRAQPPLSPDTSTYQKSSASAAIKPPDLWIHHDQMELKHMDKSLHSSAISAGSVEGGGLMSSTLTLGRAPPAEYEPARHPPPPASLDRRHHVPTYVESRSVSATSSDACGARRCAACDACDSCRACSACDYMPTPMTGMGVGVGVGGVGCAATCERRPHARMPHPDQVRSTPLLAGVAPLGSPQSSLGSLAHAQHAQHAQHSQHPPPAPCGSGTCPLGAACAGPALGVGGVGGVGGVGGVGDIYASAARERGHYVAYEPLGHYTHRDSLSSETGPGSGGPGIVGPGGGGVGSLQRRGAGPGGGLHSFVSDNASDTSTPPHSRASQRDTSPYKKSASSSPGHIPNRLQLGGSVPHCADELEPLTPSRSTERLHREMQNLEGLMKDLSAITQQQFHC
- the LOC118279625 gene encoding neogenin isoform X6 produces the protein MCRTGMCRFGVGNWIFLFACLHLFTYAQGGEDALDPGVRFSAEPGDAVVAAGEAALLACSAASSRALRLHWRHSAAAPPTRDHAISDTDKYRKQLSNGSLWISAMSAALAGHYQCVASVDGVGTILSRVAVLFLAEVPEVVGGPRSVLGAVGGAALLPCGVRAPARLALRLLAAPPDRRVYGAARLHAAPPVLNLNVTWLKNGSPVRLESSRMSLTPSGALELEPLRPHDAARYACRVALAAAPHHYKTSEETELRVSAETPNVESPPRFIATPQPVTVMEGASVTFDCAAVGNPKPEITWLNNGAAIDLSDLDSRFYLVGSGSLRVQTARALDAGAYTCRAHSRLDSADSSAQLHVLTAPRALVPRPSTLTARARGDVTLRCDVRGRPQPSVTWLKDGDPLTPNNHDIALVDGSSLRIQGVLRVDAGMFQCAANSRAGSALAAIRLLVLPPDDGLDLEQLRAGNSSGAAPRELRAVIVKHRFVTLSWQPPQPDDDVTGYAVLYKVKGSERERVWRGGAGRHEMNVASLQPNTTYTFAVLAYTARGTSPLSDTIEVVTAEEEVSHGPPVDLRAEATGPHSLRVSWGPPVGAPPPAKYSVHYTEEESGREQLEWVEAGTGRGGAQAVTLGALRAAAAYSIRVAAAGGAPAAVRARTPGDVPAAPPANVSAIPTGATSILVRWEAPPSRTHRGALTGYKVRYRALSPAPSPGPATPGTGPANRKKADSLTTPADQRRAELRGLDTATTYQIRVCAINANGSGPFSEWVSATTQRHDLDETTVPPAPPPLTTRAGRDWISVWWGAAQGGVLLRGLVLGWGLGVPDDAARELPPHLHSHVIRGLESNAEYVISLRASNSRGLGPAVYATVRTKPPADDEDEPDDDDDEDEDEEDEPPPLIPPVGVKVIMLSGTTAVVYWTDPTLSKGQTATDGRRYVVRWSSAGGRVRTFNATDLNCMLDDLKPYTTYEFAVKLIKGGRESAWSMLVSNTTLETSPGSPPRELRVSPAAPPASPARAVDLAWQPPAKPNGVITGYVIMYAVSGASPQWTAVAAPGDRPRARVERLRPRTNYLFKLQARNNKGLGPFCAPVAYSTGAEAGSGGGLASATSAWLWASAGGAVAVLGLAAALALSLCCRRAQPPLSPDTSTYQKSSASAAIKPPDLWIHHDQMELKHMDKSLHSSASKISAGSVEGGGLMSSTLTLGRAPPAEYEPARHPPPPASLDRRHHVPTYVESRSVSATSSDACGARRCAACDACDSCRACSACDYMPTPMTGMGVGVGVGGVGCAATCERRPHARMPHPDQVRSTPLLAGVAPLGSPQSSLGSLAHAQHAQHAQHSQHPPPAPCGSGTCPLGAACAGPALGVGGVGGVGGVGGVGDIYASAARERGHYVAYEPLGHYTHRDSLSSETGPGSGGPGIVGPGGGGVGSLQRRGAGPGGGLHSFVSDNASDTSTPPHSRASQRDTSPYKKSASSSPGHIPNRLQLGGSVPHCADELEPLTPSRSTERLHREMQNLEGLMKDLSAITQQQFHC